A single Theropithecus gelada isolate Dixy chromosome 7b, Tgel_1.0, whole genome shotgun sequence DNA region contains:
- the LOC112629388 gene encoding olfactory receptor 4K14 — protein MHMQNYSLVSEFVLHGLCTSRHLQNFFFIFFFGIYVAIMLGNLLILVTVISDPRLHSSPMYFLLGNLSFLDMWLASFATPKMIRDFLSDRKLISFGGCMAQIFFLHFTGGAEMVLLVSMAYDRCVAICKPLHYMTLMSWQTCIKLVLASWVIGFVHSISQVAFTANLPYCGPSEVDSFFCDLPLVIKLACMDTYVLGIIMISDSGLLSLSCFLLLLISYTVILLTVRQCAAGSTSKALSTCSAHIMVVTLFFGPCIFIYVWPFSRFSVDKLLSVFYTIFTPLLNPIIYTLRNEEMKAAMKKLQNRLATFQ, from the coding sequence ATGCACATGCAGAACTATTCCTTGGTGTCAGAATTTGTGTTGCATGGACTCTGCACTTCACGACatcttcaaaattttttctttatatttttcttcggGATCTATGTGGCCATTATGCTGGGTAACCTTCTCATTTTGGTCACTGTAATTTCTGATCCCCGCCTGCATTCCTCCCCTATGTACTTCCTGCTGGGGAACCTATCTTTCCTGGACATGTGGTTGGCTTCATTTGCCACTCCCAAGATGATCAGGGATTTCCTTAGTGATCGAAAACTCATCTCCTTTGGAGGATGTATGGCTCAAATCTTCTTCTTGCACTTTACTGGTGGGGCTGAGATGGTGCTCCTGGTTTCCATGGCCTATGACAGATGTGTAGCCATATGCAAACCCTTGCATTacatgactttgatgagttggcAGACTTGCATCAAGCTGGTGCTGGCTTCATGGGTCATTGGATTTGTGCACTCCATCAGTCAAGTGGCTTTCACTGCAAATTTACCTTACTGTGGCCCCAGTGAGGTAGACAGCTTCTTCTGTGACCTCCCTCTGGTGATCAAACTTGCCTGCATGGACACCTATGTCTTGGGTATAATTATGATCTCAGACAGTGGGTTGCTTTCCTTGAGCTGTTTTCTGCTCCTCCTGATCTCCTACACTGTGATCCTCCTCACTGTCAGACAGTGTGCTGCCGGTAGCACATCCAAAGCACTCTCCACTTGCTCTGCACATATCATGGTAGTGACGCTGTTCTTTGGcccttgcatttttatttatgtgtggCCTTTCAGTAGGTTTTCTGTGGACAAGCTGCTGTCTGTGTTTTATACCATTTTTACTCCACTCCTGAACCCCATTATCTACACACTGAGAAATGAGGAGATGAAAGcagctatgaagaaactgcaaaacCGACTCGCGACTTTTCAATGA